In Nitrospira sp., the following are encoded in one genomic region:
- a CDS encoding RNA-binding protein, producing MTTNIHISGLSFFCTDDELRQAFAPFGRVVLAQVLRDAHGHSLGLGIVHMSRAQEVENIFNAQQHFEISGMRVDIWEPSDSAVSQHPGTTQRKLKGVLTWQPLPRVKRSKDYIRPSSAVRATRSVGFVLRSV from the coding sequence GACCAACATTCATATCAGCGGACTCTCCTTCTTTTGTACTGATGATGAACTTAGGCAGGCGTTCGCCCCGTTTGGGAGGGTGGTGCTTGCGCAAGTCCTAAGGGATGCACATGGCCATTCCCTCGGCCTTGGAATCGTGCACATGTCGCGCGCTCAGGAAGTGGAGAACATCTTCAATGCGCAACAGCATTTTGAAATTTCTGGGATGCGTGTGGATATCTGGGAGCCGTCGGATTCGGCTGTCTCGCAGCACCCGGGGACGACACAACGCAAGTTGAAGGGCGTTCTCACCTGGCAGCCGCTTCCTCGTGTCAAACGTTCGAAGGATTATATCAGGCCCTCTTCGGCGGTGAGGGCGACCCGCAGTGTCGGCTTTGTGCTCCGCTCTGTGTGA